The Papaver somniferum cultivar HN1 chromosome 3, ASM357369v1, whole genome shotgun sequence genome includes a region encoding these proteins:
- the LOC113356273 gene encoding auxin transporter-like protein 3 produces MTSEKVETVIAGNYVEMEREEDDASASGRTSKSKFSNFLWNGGSVYDAWFSCASNQVAQVLLTLPYSFSQLGMASGIVFQLFYGLMGSWTAYLISILYVEYRTRKEREKVDFRNHVIQWFEVLDGLLGKNWRNAGLFFNCTFLLFGSVIQLIACASNIYYINDNLDKRTWTYIFGACCATTVFVPSFHNYRVWSFLGLVMTTYTAWYLTIASLLHGQNEGVVHSGPAKMVLYFTGATNILYTFGGHAVTVEIMHAMWKPQKFKMIYLIATLYVLTLTLPSAISVYWAFGDGLLTHSNAFALLPKSGFRDVAVVLMLIHQFITFGFACTPLYFVWEKFIGIHEVKSIFKRAVARLPVVIPIWFLAIIFPFFGPINSAVGALLVSFTVYIIPALAHMLTFVSPAARENAVERPPKYIGGWTGIFSLNVFVVCWVLVVGFGFGGWASMLNFINQINTFGLFTKCYQCPPHKN; encoded by the exons ATGACATCCGAGAAAGTTGAGACAGTCATTGCAGGTAACTATGTCGAGATGGAACGCGAAGAAGATGATGCCTCCGCAAGTGGCCGCACTAGTAAAAGCAAATTCTCCAACTTCTTATGGAATGGTGGTTCAGTTTATGATGCCTGGTTCAGCTGTGCTTCTAACCAG GTTGCTCAAGTCCTGTTGACGTTGCCATATTCATTTTCACAACTAGGGATGGCATCAGGGATTGTTTTTCAACTGTTTTATGGGTTAATGGGAAGTTGGACTGCTTACCTTATAAGCATACTGTACGTTGAATACCGTACTAGGAAAGAAAGAGAGAAGGTGGATTTCAGAAACCATGTCATTCAG TGGTTTGAAGTACTTGATGGGTTGCTGGGGAAAAACTGGAGGAATGCAGGATTGTTTTTCAACTGCACTTTCCTGCTCTTTGGATCAGTGATTCAGCTCATTGCTTGTGCAAG TAATATTTACTACATCAATGACAATCTCGACAAAAGAACTTGGACATACATATTTGGAGCTTGTTGTGCTACAACtgtttttgttccttccttcCATAATTACAGAGTTTGGTCTTTTCTGGGCCTTGTCATGACAACTTACACTGCATGGTATCTGACCATCGCATCCCTACTCCATGGACAG aatgaAGGAGTGGTGCATTCTGGCCCAGCAAAAATGGTTCTTTATTTTACTGGAGCCACCAATATTTTATACACCTTTGGTGGACATGCTGTTACAGT ggaaataATGCATGCTATGTGGAAGCCACAAAAGTTCAAGATGATATACTTAATTGCGACACTATACGTACTAACACTCACTCTGCCGTCGGCCATTTCGGTGTACTGGGCATTTGGAGATGGGCTATTAACTCATTCTAATGCATTCGCTTTGCTCCCAAAGTCGGGGTTTAGAGATGTTGCTGTTGTTCTTATGCTCATTCACCAG TTTATAACGTTCGGATTCGCCTGTACTCCCTTATACTTTGTGTGGGAGAAATTCATCGGGATACACGAGGTTAAGAGTATATTTAAAAGAGCTGTGGCCAGACTTCCGGTTGTGATACCAATATGGTTCTTGGCTATAATATTTCCATTCTTCGGACCTATCAACTCGGCTGTCGGAGCTCTACTTGTTAGCTTCACAGTCTACATAATTCCAGCCTTAGCTCATATGCTTACCTTTGTTTCTCCAGCAGCACGAGAG AATGCGGTAGAGAGACCACCAAAATATATTGGAGGATGGACAGGAATTTTCTCTTTGAATGTATTTGTGGTGTGCTGGGTTCTGGTGGTTGGGTTTGGATTTGGAGGATGGGCAAGTATGCTCAACTTCATAAACCAAATTAACACTTTTGGTCTCTTCACCAAATGCTATCAGTGCCCACCTCATAAAAACTAA